Proteins encoded in a region of the Streptomyces sp. NBC_01471 genome:
- a CDS encoding TOMM precursor leader peptide-binding protein, giving the protein MAATVRLTGTVPVLGLGAFGFRVAELLCDGIAGAYRIEPDDLADAFARRPDAVVVAAQHPVPELCRSADRAAWQHGVPWLPVVDEDATVRLGPWVVPGSGPCFDCYLARRVQHDDQSALTAAVRAAYEADPECGPRGFLPQHARAAAGVAHGLLGQPPDPGTVVALSVRSGNLDSQRVLRCHGCPRCAPESVPGPDRTGGLAGLLGSVNGTAPYGVPA; this is encoded by the coding sequence ATGGCCGCAACCGTTCGCCTGACCGGCACCGTGCCGGTCCTCGGCCTCGGCGCCTTCGGCTTCCGGGTGGCGGAGCTGCTGTGCGACGGCATCGCCGGCGCGTACCGGATCGAACCGGACGATCTGGCCGACGCGTTCGCCCGACGGCCGGACGCGGTCGTCGTGGCCGCTCAGCATCCGGTGCCGGAGCTGTGCCGCAGCGCCGACCGTGCGGCCTGGCAGCACGGAGTGCCGTGGCTGCCGGTCGTCGACGAGGACGCGACCGTCCGGCTCGGCCCGTGGGTGGTGCCCGGTTCCGGTCCCTGCTTCGACTGCTACCTGGCGCGGCGGGTCCAGCACGACGACCAGTCCGCGCTCACCGCCGCCGTCCGGGCGGCCTACGAGGCCGACCCCGAGTGCGGACCGCGCGGTTTCCTGCCGCAGCACGCCCGGGCGGCGGCAGGCGTGGCCCATGGCCTGCTCGGACAGCCACCCGACCCCGGAACGGTGGTCGCGCTCAGTGTGCGCAGCGGAAACCTCGACTCCCAGCGGGTGCTGCGCTGCCACGGCTGCCCCCGCTGCGCCCCCGAATCCGTACCCGGCCCGGACCGCACCGGAGGACTGGCGGGACTGCTCGGTTCGGTCAACGGCACTGCACCGTACGGAGTTCCGGCATGA
- a CDS encoding TOMM precursor leader peptide-binding protein, which yields MSAPSTARDPDGAGTSRLRRGLTVVPTERGLVVEGVGRRHLFGGAAATDILPRLFTLLDGSRDLAAVAAELRLDIAQITTVLDMLADRGLLEPVPAGAVTAEGAVADYLSRTGPVAAADGGSANALARLAMSRVVLTGPASVTRRIADDLRACGVGGITVVPHGDPVPAGPANLLVVCDDGAHRVGEACRAGVAEGFEVLRYSVRRTASRVAAIEIGPRFHPGHTACPDCLRISHERAFPEEEPPEAGAPRDHVPGEPPGPVADLLAGLVGAQVTAVLAGTGQPVPRRDLWRLTLPDHTSRRWTVAPEPGCHACGPIATGAEQELDTVEWLLQSPPDEVFQGDSAAVVWPDPLDILDLATSPRRRLATPDSAACTPGLLDEQAVGLLLSRTAGARGTTGAPGSFPSRWCPSGGNRASVQLFLLTEAGWPGLPGTVFAYDGDAGTLIAVRADEPSLPELLAGTGLAGRPLRAAIVVTGAVYRLRGKYGDFAFRLTHLDAGCALAQCALVAAELGLEAELVTGDTGDLAGQLDLNPGDQLAMGIIGLYGKDTGDAAAGPA from the coding sequence ATGAGCGCACCGTCCACCGCCCGTGATCCCGACGGCGCCGGCACCTCGCGGCTGCGTCGCGGGCTCACGGTCGTCCCGACCGAGCGCGGGCTGGTCGTCGAGGGGGTGGGCCGACGGCACTTGTTCGGCGGCGCGGCGGCCACGGACATCCTGCCGCGGCTGTTCACCCTGCTCGACGGTTCCCGCGACCTCGCGGCTGTGGCCGCCGAACTCCGTCTCGACATCGCCCAGATCACCACGGTCCTGGACATGCTGGCCGACCGCGGGTTGCTCGAACCCGTCCCGGCCGGGGCCGTGACAGCGGAGGGGGCGGTCGCCGACTACCTGTCCCGCACCGGACCGGTTGCCGCCGCCGACGGCGGATCGGCGAACGCGCTGGCCCGGTTGGCGATGAGCCGTGTCGTGCTGACCGGACCGGCCTCGGTGACCCGGCGCATCGCCGACGACCTGCGGGCCTGCGGCGTGGGTGGGATCACGGTCGTGCCGCACGGCGACCCGGTACCGGCCGGCCCCGCGAACCTGCTCGTGGTCTGCGACGACGGGGCGCACCGGGTCGGCGAGGCGTGCCGGGCCGGTGTCGCGGAGGGCTTCGAGGTCCTGCGGTACAGCGTGCGGCGGACGGCCAGCCGGGTCGCGGCGATCGAGATCGGACCCCGCTTCCACCCCGGCCACACAGCGTGCCCGGACTGCCTCCGGATCAGCCACGAACGCGCCTTCCCGGAGGAGGAACCACCGGAAGCCGGAGCACCCCGCGACCACGTACCCGGTGAGCCGCCGGGGCCGGTGGCGGATCTGCTCGCCGGGCTGGTCGGCGCCCAGGTCACCGCTGTGCTGGCCGGTACCGGCCAGCCGGTGCCGCGCCGGGACCTGTGGCGCCTGACGCTGCCGGATCACACCAGCAGGCGCTGGACGGTCGCCCCGGAGCCCGGCTGCCATGCGTGCGGGCCCATCGCCACGGGCGCGGAGCAGGAGCTCGACACCGTCGAATGGCTGTTGCAGAGCCCGCCGGACGAAGTCTTCCAGGGCGACAGCGCAGCCGTGGTCTGGCCCGACCCGCTCGACATCCTCGACCTCGCGACCAGCCCGCGACGCCGGCTGGCCACCCCGGACAGTGCCGCCTGCACGCCGGGGCTGCTGGACGAACAGGCGGTCGGCCTGCTGCTGTCCCGCACCGCGGGCGCACGCGGAACCACCGGGGCGCCCGGCAGCTTCCCCTCGCGCTGGTGCCCCAGCGGCGGCAACCGCGCCTCGGTCCAGCTCTTCCTGCTCACCGAGGCGGGCTGGCCGGGGCTGCCCGGCACTGTCTTCGCCTACGACGGTGACGCCGGCACCCTGATAGCGGTCCGCGCCGACGAACCGTCCCTGCCCGAACTGCTGGCGGGCACCGGCCTGGCCGGACGGCCGCTGCGGGCGGCGATCGTCGTCACCGGTGCCGTGTACCGGCTGCGTGGCAAGTACGGCGACTTCGCCTTCCGGCTGACCCACCTCGACGCCGGCTGCGCCCTGGCGCAGTGCGCGCTGGTCGCCGCCGAACTGGGTCTGGAGGCCGAGCTGGTGACCGGCGACACCGGTGACCTCGCCGGACAGCTGGACCTCAACCCGGGCGATCAGCTGGCGATGGGAATCATCGGACTCTACGGAAAGGACACCGGCGATGCCGCTGCTGGACCAGCGTGA